In a genomic window of Candidatus Moraniibacteriota bacterium:
- the rplL gene encoding 50S ribosomal protein L7/L12, with protein MTEEKKAVEVPQKFQKIVEEIEKMSVLDLAELVKILEEKFGVSAAAPVMMGAAPAAGADEAAGAAEEKTEFDVELTTAGAQKINVIKAVRGITGLGLKEAKDMVDGAPKVIKEKIAKAQAEEAKKKLEEVGATVTLK; from the coding sequence ATGACCGAAGAAAAAAAGGCAGTCGAAGTTCCACAAAAGTTTCAAAAGATCGTCGAGGAGATTGAGAAGATGAGCGTTTTAGATTTGGCGGAACTGGTGAAGATCCTCGAAGAAAAATTCGGGGTGAGCGCAGCCGCTCCGGTTATGATGGGAGCCGCTCCTGCAGCCGGCGCGGATGAAGCAGCTGGCGCAGCCGAGGAGAAAACCGAGTTTGACGTGGAGCTTACCACTGCCGGTGCCCAGAAAATCAATGTGATTAAGGCAGTACGTGGAATTACCGGACTGGGACTCAAGGAAGCCAAAGATATGGTGGACGGTGCTCCAAAGGTAATCAAAGAGAAAATAGCCAAAGCACAAGCGGAAGAAGCGAAGAAGAAACTGGAGGAAGTTGGCGCCACGGTAACTCTGAAATAA
- the rplJ gene encoding 50S ribosomal protein L10: MLTKDQKKQLVKDLSEKIKASKSAVFVDYKGLKVKDLSELKKELKKNKVHLKVVKKTLIKRALKDSGIEMDVKGLEGQVAIAISEDEIAGAKIIDKFGKTNENIKILAGILQKKLMTSAEVKALAKLPGKEEMLAKLVSTINAPVSGFVNVLAGNIRGLVQVLKAVSEKK; encoded by the coding sequence ATGCTTACCAAGGACCAGAAGAAACAACTAGTAAAGGACTTATCGGAAAAAATTAAAGCGTCGAAATCCGCTGTTTTTGTCGATTATAAAGGATTGAAAGTAAAGGATTTAAGCGAACTCAAAAAAGAGTTGAAAAAAAATAAAGTTCATCTGAAGGTTGTTAAAAAAACTCTTATTAAAAGGGCACTCAAGGATTCGGGAATAGAGATGGATGTCAAAGGCCTCGAAGGGCAAGTTGCGATAGCCATTTCTGAAGATGAAATCGCGGGAGCGAAAATTATTGATAAATTCGGAAAAACAAATGAAAATATAAAGATCCTGGCCGGCATCCTTCAGAAAAAACTGATGACCTCGGCGGAAGTTAAAGCTCTGGCCAAGCTTCCCGGAAAAGAAGAAATGCTGGCCAAGCTCGTCAGCACCATCAACGCGCCAGTATCAGGATTCGTCAACGTTCTAGCCGGAAACATCCGAGGATTAGTTCAGGTCTTGAAAGCTGTTTCGGAAAAAAAATAG
- the rpsP gene encoding 30S ribosomal protein S16: MLTIRFNRVGKRNKAYFRIVVQEHTVAPGGRHVEVLGSYDPRLKKGSFEKERIGYWIEKGAQVSDSVYNLLIREKVIEGKKRPIKIKKKREDKTELKEESKKPEEKKEATKKEEPKAEETKTEKTEEKIKEKNTKTHEGKLEEPKA, translated from the coding sequence ATGCTAACGATCAGGTTTAACCGGGTGGGAAAAAGAAATAAGGCGTATTTCAGGATTGTGGTTCAAGAGCACACCGTTGCGCCAGGAGGGCGCCACGTAGAAGTGCTGGGAAGCTATGATCCCCGCCTCAAAAAGGGCTCGTTTGAAAAGGAGCGAATTGGTTATTGGATAGAGAAGGGAGCGCAGGTTTCGGACTCGGTTTATAACCTTCTGATAAGAGAGAAAGTTATTGAAGGAAAAAAGAGACCGATTAAAATTAAGAAAAAGCGGGAAGATAAGACAGAATTGAAAGAGGAATCAAAGAAGCCGGAAGAAAAAAAGGAGGCGACTAAAAAAGAAGAGCCAAAAGCGGAAGAAACCAAGACGGAAAAGACAGAAGAAAAAATAAAGGAAAAGAATACCAAAACCCATGAAGGAAAGCTGGAAGAACCAAAAGCTTAA